The Solanum pennellii chromosome 4, SPENNV200 genomic interval TCATCTACAAGTGAATTTATTTCTGGATACATAATAGGCTCACCAACCAGTGACAAAGCACAATGCCTAGGAGAAAGACCCTCAGATAAACGCTCAGCTTTAACACCTGCAAGGGTGAGATATTCGGTCTTAACCACTACAAGCAAGAAAGTGGAAGGAcgtccatttttttaaaaaataaagaaaatgcatATGTAACGGTGGATAGGACATCAATTTTATCCAGacagattaaaaaaattgtgaaaaatcTGTATCCACTTCTACATTTCATGCGGATGGGTAAGAAAATGGAGCACCAACAGTAAGCAGTATCAGTTTTACCATTTTTTATTCGGAAATCGGAAGGACCTTGcatcaaaattaaacacaacTCAACCCAAGGTACTTTTTCTTGAACGGACACAACAAAATGACCAAACAGAGACATGTTGAATACAATCACCAAATGATTTCAATCAAGCACATTATTTCTCATGTGGCATTGCTCAAATTCCCTACAAGTTCACACGGAAACATATATGTTCAAGTGTACCAGAAAACAAACCTGGAACGCCTTTCATCTGTTTTATCATTTTGGTATGCAAATCTATAGCTGTGTTCACAATCTCAATAGGATCATCCATCTTCCATGTCCAGCTCTTCCCAACAGGATTTGTGTGATGTCTCCAACAAAAAACACATTTGTTTGCACATGCTAAACTAGGAGTGGCCTCCATGCACCTATGCAGTGGTTAAATGCAAATCCAGATTTAAAATCAGCATACATGGCTAGGAAGTCAATAAATACCAAGCCTACTTAATGATGCACAAAAGGTCAATGCAGTAGAACCTTTTCTTGTTAGCCATGATCTATTAAgttatgttgctcggactcttcaaaaatagaTAGTACATACTAAAAGTCTAGAActtgaatgagaaaaaaaaaaagaaaaaaagtcaaaacaaAGGTAGCAGTGACTCAAgtctgaagaagaaaagaagaaatatgtaTTGGTTAGACTTTGGAGTCACCAGAGGAGTGGTCAAAAATCCTAAAATTACCATATAACTTTTAAAACCCTAAATTGGTCGcccttttttaagaaaatacaaaagGCGACACCTTTCTAGCCTTTATCACCTCTTGCCTCTAGCCTTTAGTCGTCATGGCGTCGCCTTTTGAAGATCGCCTCGCCACAAAGCTAAAAGGCGATGAAGGGTCGCCTCGCCTCTTGCCATTGGCGACGAGGCGATCGCCTTTCACAACATGGGTGTGTGTTGGATCATTCAAAAACAGTACAATTTTGAAGCATCCGATGGCaaaatttttggagaatccgagCAACATAACTATTTAGGCAGTAGACAAGTATAGGAACTAACTCTCTTTTGAACTTACTGAACTTGATACCCATCAATGAATCCCTTTACttatttcttcttaaaaaaGCTATAAAAGCTTGATTACTTTTGTAATCTCTTCAGACGGTTCAATTGGCTACGTAATAGGAGATTTTCCACTGAGGGCCTATTTGAACACAATAAAAATTCCAGCTCATTTCTAGTTGTTCATTGTGTAAAATGGAAAGTTTCCGTGCTATTCTACTCCTACTCCATATCACATGCCTCTAAAAACAGATCCTTCTTTTGGATAAGCACATGCaaacttcattttcttattcACCGCATACTTGATCAACTCTAAGAATTCTAGCAGCCTAAAAAACTTCCAAACAACTGGACCTCATCACAGTTGCAACTTGAACACATAGAATGTTGAAAACTCAAATATAATCATGTCAACCAAGGATTAAAGAAGGACTACACAACTCATAGATAGAATGGAATAGTAAAAATGTAAAAGCTATAAACAACCGTCTGTGCtggaagaaaaacaaacaaTCACCTGTGACTCTCAATGCCGTAAAATGAGTGCTTATAGCAACCTCCGCGCCCTCTAAGTTGTGATTTTGTCCATCTACAAAGTTTCACACCGCTATGCGAGCCAATTATTTTATATCCCTGCAATTTATCACCAAATAAACTACCTTACCATAAATCCAACTAATTAATCTGATACAACAAAAGTTCGTCATCTGACCACGATACCTGTTTCTCCAAACTCGCTCTAATAACTGGAGTTACCATTGCCTTCTCTCCATTCACAGTTCCACCATTCAACTTCCCATTAACTAACTTATCGTTAACTCCTTTCTTTCTTGAAGGTCCTTTACCCGCAATATCCTCAAGATCAACAATTCCTGACTCCTCGTCATTTTCTTCAAACTCGTCATCATATTCCTCATCATCATCTCCCTCACTCACAGCTTCATCTTCACTACCATCACCAACTCCATTCCTCATATCCCCTCCATTCTCGCCCAATTTACTCAAAATCCCAACAATCCTCTTACTCCACTTACCAAAAACCTCATTCAAACTACCCTCATCTACATCACCTTCACACACCTCTAAAACCTCAACCCCACCAAGTTTCTTCAACTTCTTCGAAAAATCACGACCCACAGCATTAAATGTTTCACCATAAGACCCACTCCCAACTCCAAAGATTGCAAATTTACACTTGCTAAGCAACAAAGATCCAACCCTGAAATCATCAGCACTCTCAGTTAACCAATCAACAAAAAACCCCGCATTTGGAGGTGGTTTCCCGTCTTCCCACGTAGAAGCTACAATAACTACAAAGCTTTCTTTATGCAAATCCTCAGGCTCATACTCTTTCGGGTCAACAAGATCGAATTCAAACCCGTTAAGGTTTAACAAACTATGAAGACTCTTTGCTAGGGTTTTAGAAGTGCCTGTTTGGGATATAAAGAAGATTTTGCCTCTTGGGGTTTTAGGAATAGGGTTTTGGGAAATGGGTTTTAAGGATTTGAGGCGTTTGGATAGATGACGGCGTGATTTGTAGAAGAAGAAGACCGTGGTGGCGGAGAGGAGCGTGAGGATGGCGAAGCGCGTGGGGTAAGAAGAAAGTGATAGGGACATGATGGGTATTTTAGGATTTGTTGTTACAGGCTTTGATCTTCAGCTACTATAATATTGTTACATCTTCAAGAGAAAGCTTTGAGCTTTGATCTCAGTGCATCAATGGCGGCAAATGCTTAGGGCTGAAAAATTCTCTCTTTTGTAGGTTCAAAATAGTCTCTTAttaaaatttgtccaaaaataatacttttaattaatgttaaatGTTACTCTAAATGTTtatcaattatcaaaatcattttttaggTTTACAAAAACTATaaacttctttttatcatcaataataaaaaagaatagtGTCAAACTCtcaaataacataaacaacattatgatagtgaaattttaaaaaatttcttttcataACTCGCGGCACTGAAAAGATTTGAAAAGTTGATTATGATGAATAAGAATAGAGATAAAGATACGCTTAAAAAGTATTAATATCATAGATCGATATTCCTGTACTATCTTTCTTATTAGTGAATCGAAATATAGTACATAGATATTCTTTGATGAAGCGGAAATGAGATGGCGCCACATACTACGATCATATATATATGAGTGTTGTTCTTCATTTCGGTAATATGAAACTTCTcaacaacttttatttttttatggggTCTTATCAAGATAGGTAGACACAAATCTTTTCCTTTTCCCTCTCTTCATAAGACCCTATTTCTCTTTCTCCTCTCGAGAAAGAAGATAAGAAATGATTCATTTTTGTATATCATGTAAATGGGAGTTGATTATACAACATGATACATTTGCGAACTGCAGCTTGGTGATGATATGACCGTATATAAAAGTATTTGGAAGTTCACGAATAAAGTAGACAACGATCAACATtacttaatttttctattatGTCATTATTCTTCTACTATTACCATTCTATTACTATtcgattttattattactagttgttttctttgtttcaaCTGTCatgttatttgttgttgttattattccTTTCTCTGCCATGTTATACACTATTTCTTCACTACTAATTTTTCTTCTAgtgattttgatatgttttacttgaaTCAATTGCTTATTCAAACTATCTCTCTACATTCCTAACATATAACCGTTGTATCTTCATAATACAAAGGTACGTTTTGTAACTTTGCATacacttcattttctttaaactcTACTTATGAAATTGCTtcgtttttttcttttcactcgACTTATGAAAATTACTcctatattttaatatgttgtatataaaaatcgaatcgaaataataaaaatctaatcAAATCATTTGATTCGACTTTTGGTACACTTAttacaaaaatcaaaaatcaaaaaaattgaaaaaaacaaaccaaaatCGAACCGAATTATTGAATGTCCAGTCCTATGTATTTGGGTAATTACACTTAAATCCAGTTAGggtttaaagaaaataaattactcAGTTTAAAAATTTGGGGGGCCTTTGTAAAATCTTGGCTTTCACCATTTTTGTATAACTTGAAGCTTTGGCACAAAACCCATCAGCATTcttccccaaaaaaaaattccttcaaAAACCCTACCTGTAAAACCCATCTAACCCAGAAGGCAATTGCAAGCTCTCAACAAGGAGAACTCGGTAAGGGTTCGATTCGTTTTCGTCTTTTTTTACTTTCATCAAATCTATGTATTAAACCTAGAATCTGTATCTTGCCGTCTGTTGCATTTTTCAAACCAAATTGATTTTCCCatttataaaaattcattttttcatccatgttatatatatatatatattgaatttctaTGGTATAAATCGAATGGGTAAGTTGAGAACTGGGATGCTTTGTTACTGATTGGAGAATCAATTGAGGCTTGCTCAAGTGGTTGAgcacctccaccatccctaggtaATTGAGGGTTCGAGTTACTTGGGAGAGTAAGTTAGAACACTGTTGATACTCCGTCAGTGGGGTGGGGAAACAAATCAGTTAGTCATGTTATAGAGATATTTATGACCTATAACTCTTTGCTGTAAAAAGTAGTGTCTTTGCTGTGATTCTTTTGGTGTTGTAGAggaataatatttcattaatcTCGTGCAGGTTTTTCTCTAATTGAATGGGGCTAGAGGATGGCATTTTAAACTTCTCTGATGAAGACGAGAGCTTTGAGGATGATGAAGATGTTAAAATGAATGATATTGAGGAAGGAGAACTAGTTGAGAAGATCTCCAAGACTGGATTAGAGGAAACTGGTGGTGTATGTGCCAGCTCTGAAAATCCTCTTCCAGGTAAAAAAAATCGGAGACGGAGGAAGAACAAGGGAAAGAACAAAAGCAAGAGAGTTTCTTCAGGTCCAATCACAGACATTAACAGGTTTGTTATGCTAATCATAGTTGTTATATCATGATTACCCAGTGcatactatttttatttctatagtGAAAGCATTATTGTGCGTGGACTCGGGGCATACAGTTGGATATAGTTAACAAGATGATTGCCTTAGAGTAATCAAGGGAAGATGACTGATGCATAGGTTTATTTGCTTTGTTAATTTTACTATATGTCCCAGTTAATATTCGTTCCTTTGGTTTGCGAAGTGATCTCATGGAATTTTGTATTGCTATCTACCACTCTGTTGCTGTTGTGTCAAAGGTTAACACTTTGGTCTAAGTTGCTTCAGTTTGTATACCCTTGTCTGTTACACGAATTTGCATCTTTTTCTCTGTTGTATTAGGCTCTGAATTTTCtgtctttgaaatttttgactttAGATTTGTTTTGGATGTCGGAAGACGCTTGAAAGAGAGGAAAGCTTATCTTATATGGAATGCGGTTGGTTGTCTCGGCCTATCTGCTTTGAGTGATCTTGTTAAAGAGGTATGCCTTTTGTTCTGCACGCTTGTTTTCTTGAAGGATGATTTTTGCTTGTCAAATTCCTTGATGTAAGCTTAATTTTGTATTTAGACAGTAGTGTTAGCATAACTTCACCAAAATGCCCCCAACCCAAATAAACTTAATGAATAAGTTGGTCTTTTTGTAGCACAGACCCACAGATTCGAATTTTTGAGTTGGTAAGGTCATTGATGACAAATCAATTTCACTTTTTAAAGTTACCcttatctaaaaaaaaacaaaaaacaaatcaaCTTCACTTCTGTTTGGAGTAATAATTGTGTTTATCAGGATAACTATCTCATGAATAGCAACATTACTATTTATTTCCAATGCAAATGATTTTTACTGTCTTAGAAGGCATTGCATTCTCGATGGGGAGCGtgaaatttaaaccaaataccCTTATTAGCCTCAGAACCACTTGCCATCCCCTAGTTCATATTCGCTAAAGCTCATGGGCCTTCCATCTCCATGTTGGTGCCAATAACATTggtcttctctttatttttcttgttaccAGAGATTGGgcattctagaattatttaccCCTTGGTCTTGGCTAGATTGATAATTATTCTGTGATTGCTAAGAGGTAAAGGATGGGCCTAACTCTTAACACAATTTATTTAAGGTctaatattttttgtagtttCTGATGCTCAATGTTGTAATACACTCACAGATGCCTCCTGGTGAAGCCTTTTTCACTCCTTTCAGTCTCATGAACCTTTCTTCCAAGATAGCTTCTGGCGGAACTACTTTGTGGTGTCTATTTGGATTGATTCCAATGTTTTTGCCTGTCTTTGTTGTTTTACTCCATGGTATGCACATAACAATGCGATATGCTGAAAATTTGCATCTTTTTCCtgtttctttttttcccttctgttttttttttcttatgggAGTCAGAGGGTTGATTGAGAAGTAGAGAAAGTATTTTAGAAAGTAAGTGGGAACAATGGCTGAAGCATTAGGTGTAAGTGTTTTCCATATGTGGAATCTTCTAATTCCTATTTGCCCCGTTACGCCAAACAACTCTATCGATAGGAGCTCTGATTTTAAGTAGTGAAAATTATTTGTGTATTAATTTGACAAATAAT includes:
- the LOC107018052 gene encoding S-adenosyl-L-methionine-dependent tRNA 4-demethylwyosine synthase, coding for MSLSLSSYPTRFAILTLLSATTVFFFYKSRRHLSKRLKSLKPISQNPIPKTPRGKIFFISQTGTSKTLAKSLHSLLNLNGFEFDLVDPKEYEPEDLHKESFVVIVASTWEDGKPPPNAGFFVDWLTESADDFRVGSLLLSKCKFAIFGVGSGSYGETFNAVGRDFSKKLKKLGGVEVLEVCEGDVDEGSLNEVFGKWSKRIVGILSKLGENGGDMRNGVGDGSEDEAVSEGDDDEEYDDEFEENDEESGIVDLEDIAGKGPSRKKGVNDKLVNGKLNGGTVNGEKAMVTPVIRASLEKQGYKIIGSHSGVKLCRWTKSQLRGRGGCYKHSFYGIESHRCMEATPSLACANKCVFCWRHHTNPVGKSWTWKMDDPIEIVNTAIDLHTKMIKQMKGVPGVKAERLSEGLSPRHCALSLVGEPIMYPEINSLVDELHRRRISTFLVTNAQFPDKIKLLKPITQLYVSVDAGTKDSLKAIDRPLFGDFWERFLDSLRALKEKEQRTVYRLTLVKGWNTEDVDAYSSLFSIGKPDFIEIKGVTYCGTSATSKLTMENVPWHSDVKEFSEALAKKSNGEYEVACEHVHSCCVLLAKVDKFKIDGEWFTWIDYEKFHDLVASGRPFTSKDYMTPTPSWAVYGAEEGGFDPEQLRFKKERHHRSSRQENGS